A region of uncultured Desulfobacter sp. DNA encodes the following proteins:
- the mfd gene encoding transcription-repair coupling factor, whose protein sequence is MIDTILNSLKKNRHAMLAMESTPAPKAWMIARLFSHMNQPLVIVLPDAKKAKDFICDLEFFMPTDRQRIIFFPGSHYPGAKNISFYKDTSAAKLAALFSISETIRDRFLLVTYVDPLLSFLMPKEVMTQSFELVMANEEIDRDGLLEKLEASGYTRATLVEDPGEYAVRGGIVDIFSPGQKQPVRLEFFGDLVESIRYFSAYTQRGTKELAETIIVPATEAVITKKSLPHVQARLRKAGTDTGLSVDRIREYVNQVRDKGRFDGIESMLPIVYDSLSTLFDYLPANAVFVLDDAGELPEKAKDFFDGVKHNFNSLADEKRLSLPPETICRDWPAVERDIFAFNTISFKQIVLEQDRAKAQIVSLKCSDNRALSESLRNRTKDTTPLTPLVEWIEQQQQDVKYILFVLSQDAQAKRLHSLLAPYGIEPQFCRNYASLFDMNPGLYFTVGNLSSGFIPDLENFSIVTEEEIFGRKRIRRRVSAKRDLKAEFIAPEELKDGDFVVHAEHGVGRYEGLCSLTVSGISQDFILLVYQDDDKLYVPVDRMEVIGKYIGVDGYTPVLDKIGSRSWTNSKAKAMAEVEKMAADLLDLYARRKVAKGFSFSRPDNYYNDFEAGFPFEETRDQLRAIDDVHLDMEKDTPMDRLVCGDVGYGKTEVAIRAAFKAVNDGKQVALVVPTTILAEQHLNTFRDRFKNYPVIIECLSRFRTRKEQTDILKRTVAGSVDIVIGTHRLLQKDVVFKSLGLLIIDEEQRFGVKHKEALKKKRASVDVLALSATPIPRTLHMSLTGMRDISVITTPPADRQPIISYITTYEDALVRDAVTKELDRNGQVFFVHNNIKTIFKTAENIEKLVPHAKIGVAHGRLSEAELEKAMEKFINQQINVLVCTTIIESGLDIPSANTMIIDKAERFGLSQIYQLRGRIGRGDHQAYAYLFIEDESRLTKDAGKRLAALMEHRDLGSGFQIAMKDLQIRGAGTALGASQSGHIAAVGYDMFLKLLDHAVKDMKGEHVTEPLEPEINASMSSGFPDDYIESVEQRLTIYRRLSRLNRVSDIADMKKELVDRYGSLPKPAENMLLKIMLRIFAIKAGVKRLDVTPDILVLEFSPDHMTRALTDIEAVLKKTVDATFVKKTSVRIQLGNKRSNISRALLETRQILSSISGSLSET, encoded by the coding sequence ATGATTGATACCATTTTAAATTCGTTGAAAAAAAACAGACACGCCATGCTTGCCATGGAGAGTACCCCGGCCCCTAAAGCATGGATGATTGCCCGGTTGTTTTCTCATATGAACCAGCCTTTGGTAATTGTTTTGCCGGATGCAAAAAAAGCCAAGGACTTTATTTGCGATCTTGAATTCTTTATGCCCACGGACCGGCAGCGTATCATATTTTTTCCCGGCAGCCATTATCCGGGTGCCAAAAATATTTCCTTTTACAAAGATACTTCCGCAGCAAAGCTTGCTGCCCTGTTCAGCATCAGTGAGACCATCCGGGACAGGTTTCTTCTGGTGACCTATGTGGATCCGCTTTTATCTTTTCTTATGCCCAAAGAAGTCATGACCCAGAGCTTTGAACTTGTTATGGCCAATGAGGAGATTGACAGGGACGGATTGTTGGAAAAGCTTGAAGCAAGCGGTTATACCAGGGCCACCCTTGTTGAGGATCCCGGAGAGTATGCTGTCAGAGGAGGTATTGTTGATATATTTTCCCCGGGACAAAAGCAGCCTGTGCGCCTGGAGTTTTTCGGGGATCTTGTGGAATCCATACGCTATTTTTCTGCCTACACCCAGCGAGGAACCAAGGAGCTTGCTGAGACAATTATCGTTCCGGCCACCGAAGCTGTGATTACAAAAAAAAGTCTACCCCATGTCCAGGCCCGGCTGCGCAAGGCCGGTACCGACACCGGACTCAGTGTGGACAGAATCCGTGAGTATGTCAACCAGGTCCGGGATAAGGGACGGTTTGACGGCATCGAATCCATGCTGCCCATTGTGTACGACTCTTTATCCACTTTGTTTGATTATTTACCGGCAAATGCCGTTTTTGTACTTGATGATGCAGGGGAACTTCCCGAGAAAGCAAAAGATTTTTTTGACGGTGTAAAGCATAATTTTAATAGCCTGGCTGATGAAAAACGCCTGAGCCTGCCACCGGAAACAATTTGCCGGGACTGGCCGGCCGTTGAACGCGACATTTTTGCCTTTAATACGATCAGTTTTAAACAGATTGTACTGGAACAGGACAGGGCCAAGGCTCAAATTGTTTCCCTGAAGTGTTCGGATAACCGTGCACTGTCCGAATCCTTGCGGAACAGGACAAAAGATACTACGCCTTTAACCCCTCTGGTGGAATGGATTGAGCAACAGCAGCAGGATGTAAAATATATTTTGTTTGTGCTCAGCCAGGATGCCCAGGCAAAACGGTTGCATTCCCTTCTTGCACCCTATGGCATAGAGCCTCAATTTTGCCGTAATTATGCAAGTCTTTTTGACATGAATCCGGGGCTTTATTTTACGGTGGGTAATTTAAGCAGCGGTTTTATCCCGGACCTGGAAAATTTTTCCATTGTCACCGAAGAGGAAATATTCGGCAGAAAACGCATCCGGCGCAGGGTATCGGCAAAGCGGGATTTAAAAGCTGAATTCATTGCCCCGGAAGAGCTTAAAGACGGCGACTTTGTTGTTCATGCAGAGCATGGGGTAGGGCGGTACGAGGGCCTTTGCAGCCTTACTGTATCAGGAATCTCCCAGGATTTTATTTTGCTGGTGTATCAGGATGATGACAAACTTTATGTCCCTGTGGACAGAATGGAGGTCATCGGCAAGTATATCGGGGTGGATGGATATACCCCCGTGCTTGATAAAATAGGATCCAGATCCTGGACAAACTCCAAGGCCAAGGCTATGGCCGAAGTTGAAAAAATGGCGGCCGACCTGCTTGATTTGTATGCCCGGCGCAAAGTGGCCAAAGGATTCTCGTTCAGTCGTCCCGATAACTATTATAATGATTTTGAAGCGGGCTTTCCCTTCGAAGAGACAAGGGACCAGCTTCGTGCCATAGATGATGTGCATTTGGATATGGAAAAAGATACCCCCATGGACCGGCTGGTCTGCGGGGATGTGGGCTACGGAAAAACCGAAGTGGCCATCCGGGCCGCGTTCAAGGCGGTGAACGACGGCAAGCAGGTGGCTCTGGTGGTGCCCACAACCATCCTGGCTGAACAGCATCTGAATACCTTTCGGGACCGGTTCAAGAATTATCCGGTCATCATCGAATGCCTGTCACGTTTCCGCACGCGAAAGGAACAGACCGATATCTTAAAAAGGACGGTTGCAGGCTCGGTGGATATTGTCATTGGCACCCACAGGCTTTTGCAAAAGGATGTGGTTTTTAAATCACTGGGGCTTCTGATCATTGACGAGGAACAGCGGTTCGGGGTCAAGCACAAGGAGGCATTGAAGAAGAAACGGGCTTCGGTGGATGTCCTGGCGCTGTCGGCCACACCCATTCCAAGGACCCTGCACATGTCTTTAACCGGCATGCGGGATATTTCCGTGATTACCACCCCCCCCGCAGACCGCCAGCCCATCATTTCATACATCACCACCTATGAAGATGCACTTGTGCGGGACGCTGTGACCAAAGAACTGGATAGAAATGGTCAGGTCTTTTTTGTTCACAACAACATAAAAACCATATTTAAGACAGCTGAAAACATAGAAAAACTTGTGCCACATGCAAAGATCGGCGTGGCCCATGGCAGGTTATCCGAGGCTGAACTGGAAAAGGCGATGGAAAAGTTCATTAACCAGCAGATCAATGTGCTGGTCTGCACCACCATCATTGAATCGGGTTTGGATATACCCAGTGCCAACACCATGATCATAGATAAGGCCGAACGTTTCGGCCTGTCCCAGATATACCAACTTCGCGGCCGCATCGGGCGGGGAGACCACCAGGCCTACGCGTATCTGTTTATCGAAGATGAGTCCAGGCTCACCAAAGATGCCGGGAAACGGCTGGCAGCACTTATGGAGCACCGGGATCTTGGATCCGGGTTCCAGATTGCCATGAAAGATCTTCAGATCCGGGGGGCGGGCACCGCCCTGGGCGCCTCCCAGTCCGGCCACATTGCAGCTGTGGGTTATGATATGTTCCTCAAACTTTTGGACCACGCCGTTAAAGATATGAAGGGGGAGCATGTCACCGAGCCCCTGGAGCCCGAAATCAATGCATCCATGTCTTCAGGTTTTCCCGATGACTACATTGAATCCGTGGAACAACGTCTGACCATTTACCGACGGTTGTCAAGATTGAACCGGGTATCGGACATCGCCGACATGAAAAAAGAGCTGGTGGACCGGTATGGCAGCCTGCCCAAACCCGCTGAGAACATGCTGCTTAAAATTATGCTTAGAATTTTTGCCATCAAGGCCGGAGTTAAACGTCTGGATGTGACCCCGGATATACTGGTTCTGGAATTTTCTCCGGACCATATGACCCGTGCCCTGACGGATATTGAGGCTGTTTTGAAAAAAACAGTGGATGCAACGTTTGTCAAGAAAACAAGTGTCAGGATTCAACTTGGGAATAAACGCAGTAATATTTCAAGGGCGTTACTTGAAACCCGTCAGATTCTTTCCTCTATTTCAGGCTCCCTTTCAGAGACGTGA
- a CDS encoding 4Fe-4S binding protein — translation MHKIDPDECQSCGACASACPVEAISMPAGKNYFAISEECIDCGECEAECGFNAITTV, via the coding sequence ATGCATAAAATAGACCCCGATGAATGTCAGTCCTGTGGTGCATGCGCAAGCGCCTGTCCTGTTGAAGCAATAAGTATGCCGGCCGGAAAAAATTACTTCGCGATAAGCGAGGAGTGTATTGATTGCGGAGAATGTGAAGCCGAGTGTGGGTTTAACGCAATTACTACTGTATAG
- a CDS encoding FAD-dependent oxidoreductase, whose product MQKIKQDEKRVLVIGGGVGGIKAALDLSESRKKVLLIDSDYAIGGLMTQLDRTFPTNNCDLCTVSPHLSATTREKFLQVSPMTELTSLSGVAGDFTATLKTAPRFIDIDKCTACGECLKKFPEAVRFTPGLDPRAPTCMRYPQATPYAYSIDMEKVKDVEALKSVCKAGAIVPDDSEQQVEIKVASVVLSVGAPLFDPSVMDNFGSGKFANVVTGLEYERIMSASGPYQGNLVRKSDEQPPKKVAWIQCVGSRGVNRHDVSYCSSVCCMYALKEAMVTKERFGKDIEATIFFMDMRTFGKDYEPYYNRAKEDFGIRLIRCKPHTIIELPDKSLEITYAKEELSAMVKEDFDMVVLSTGFRPTPKTTALAGTLGIDLNEHNFAKAGTMDPVTTSKDGIYVCGVFESPKDIPETLVQASAAASLAGAAIKSKEVVDDESPYPPQRDVDGEDTKIGVFVVDCDGEISATLDVDKILENAKSNPDVAVAEAFKLSCSFEAMEKMEKLIKEQGLNRVVIGSGSPRVQEIMFQEMLRRAGLNPYLLELVNLRDQAAWAHSDAPAKALEKAFKLVQVGISGVRAAKALAEKILPTSQKALVVGGGVTGMTAALELADQGTFTYIVEKAPVLGGQALNLSKTIEGDDVAAFMKALIEKVDNNDNIKVFTDAVVAEHNGVPGNFTSVVKHVAAGSSEQVEHGVTILATGAKANRPAVYGLGQIDTVMTQLDLDAILEGDKEKVKAMGQVVMIQCAGSREDDNPNCSRLCCQAAVKNALRLKEMNQDIEVFVLYRDIRTYGFQEDYYKDARDKGVKFLRFDLAHRPVVRKDGDKTIVRTHDFVLQQDIEIEADVVALSTGLVANAETTNALARVFNLPKTADGFFQEDHIKLKPIDMALRGFFVAGTAHSPKVIRESITQAHAVAGRARTLLASKEITLGATYATVDPIKCAVCLICVRACPYNVPFINNQRHSEIDPAKCHGCGVCVAECPAKAIQLTAWEDDQILAKLDGLFERYN is encoded by the coding sequence ATGCAAAAAATTAAACAAGACGAAAAACGCGTGCTCGTCATTGGCGGTGGCGTTGGCGGTATCAAGGCAGCTCTTGATCTTTCCGAATCTCGGAAAAAGGTCTTGCTCATTGATTCCGACTACGCCATTGGTGGATTAATGACCCAGCTGGACCGCACTTTTCCAACCAACAATTGCGATTTGTGTACAGTTTCTCCTCACCTGTCTGCAACAACAAGGGAAAAGTTTCTCCAGGTCAGCCCCATGACAGAGTTAACCAGCCTGTCCGGAGTGGCCGGTGATTTTACGGCTACGTTAAAAACCGCTCCCCGGTTTATTGACATTGATAAATGTACAGCCTGCGGGGAATGTTTAAAAAAATTTCCAGAGGCCGTACGGTTTACCCCGGGACTTGACCCAAGGGCACCTACCTGTATGCGGTATCCCCAGGCCACACCCTATGCCTATTCCATTGATATGGAAAAAGTAAAGGATGTGGAAGCTCTCAAGTCGGTTTGTAAAGCCGGGGCTATTGTGCCCGATGACAGCGAACAACAAGTTGAGATCAAAGTCGCATCCGTTGTCTTAAGCGTGGGTGCCCCGCTGTTCGATCCCAGTGTCATGGATAATTTCGGAAGCGGAAAGTTTGCCAACGTGGTTACCGGCCTTGAATACGAACGGATTATGTCTGCATCAGGGCCTTACCAGGGCAATCTGGTGAGAAAATCAGATGAGCAGCCACCTAAAAAAGTGGCCTGGATTCAGTGTGTGGGTTCCAGGGGCGTCAATAGACACGATGTTTCCTACTGCTCAAGTGTATGCTGCATGTATGCCCTTAAAGAGGCCATGGTCACCAAAGAACGTTTTGGCAAAGATATTGAAGCCACAATCTTCTTTATGGATATGCGGACCTTTGGCAAGGACTACGAGCCGTACTACAACCGCGCCAAAGAAGATTTCGGCATTCGCCTGATCCGGTGCAAGCCCCACACCATCATCGAACTTCCTGATAAATCACTTGAGATCACTTACGCCAAAGAAGAACTGTCAGCCATGGTAAAAGAAGACTTTGACATGGTTGTTCTCTCCACAGGTTTCAGACCGACCCCGAAAACCACTGCGTTGGCCGGAACCCTTGGCATCGACTTGAACGAACATAATTTTGCTAAAGCCGGCACCATGGATCCTGTGACAACATCCAAGGACGGCATATATGTTTGTGGTGTTTTTGAGAGCCCCAAAGATATTCCCGAGACCCTGGTTCAGGCCTCTGCAGCTGCCTCCCTGGCCGGTGCGGCTATCAAGAGCAAGGAAGTGGTTGACGACGAAAGTCCCTATCCGCCTCAAAGAGACGTTGATGGTGAAGATACAAAAATCGGTGTCTTTGTTGTTGACTGTGACGGGGAGATCAGTGCGACTCTGGACGTTGATAAAATTCTTGAAAATGCAAAATCCAATCCTGATGTGGCCGTAGCCGAAGCGTTCAAGCTGAGCTGCTCCTTTGAGGCCATGGAAAAGATGGAAAAACTGATCAAGGAACAGGGTCTGAATCGGGTGGTTATCGGTTCCGGTTCCCCAAGGGTTCAGGAGATCATGTTCCAGGAAATGCTCAGACGTGCAGGGCTCAACCCCTATCTGCTTGAGCTTGTCAACCTGAGAGACCAGGCTGCCTGGGCACATAGCGACGCCCCGGCCAAAGCCCTTGAAAAAGCCTTCAAGCTGGTTCAGGTGGGTATTTCCGGCGTCAGAGCAGCCAAAGCTCTGGCTGAAAAGATCCTTCCCACAAGCCAGAAAGCTCTTGTCGTGGGTGGCGGTGTGACTGGTATGACAGCCGCCCTTGAGCTGGCTGATCAGGGTACTTTCACCTACATCGTGGAAAAAGCCCCGGTGCTTGGTGGCCAGGCCCTTAACCTGTCCAAGACCATCGAGGGCGATGATGTGGCAGCCTTTATGAAGGCTCTTATCGAAAAAGTTGATAACAATGATAATATCAAGGTGTTCACTGATGCGGTTGTTGCAGAGCACAACGGTGTGCCCGGTAACTTTACCTCCGTCGTTAAACACGTTGCCGCCGGTTCCTCTGAACAGGTTGAACACGGCGTCACCATCCTTGCCACAGGCGCAAAAGCCAACCGTCCTGCCGTATACGGCTTGGGCCAGATTGACACAGTCATGACCCAGCTTGACCTTGACGCCATCCTTGAAGGCGATAAGGAAAAAGTCAAGGCTATGGGCCAGGTGGTCATGATCCAGTGTGCCGGTTCCAGGGAAGATGATAATCCCAACTGCTCACGGCTTTGCTGCCAGGCGGCTGTTAAAAACGCCCTGCGGCTTAAAGAGATGAACCAGGATATAGAAGTTTTTGTTCTTTACAGGGACATCCGCACTTACGGATTCCAGGAAGATTATTACAAAGACGCCCGGGATAAAGGGGTTAAATTCCTGCGCTTTGATCTTGCCCATCGTCCTGTTGTCCGCAAAGATGGCGACAAGACCATTGTCCGTACCCATGATTTTGTTCTTCAGCAGGATATTGAGATTGAAGCTGACGTTGTGGCTTTAAGTACCGGCCTGGTTGCCAATGCAGAGACCACAAATGCGCTTGCCCGGGTTTTCAACCTGCCTAAAACCGCAGACGGTTTCTTCCAGGAAGACCATATTAAGCTCAAACCCATTGACATGGCACTTCGCGGTTTCTTCGTGGCTGGTACGGCCCACTCCCCCAAGGTGATCCGTGAAAGCATCACCCAGGCCCATGCCGTTGCAGGAAGAGCCAGAACCTTGCTGGCCAGTAAAGAGATTACCTTAGGGGCCACCTATGCCACGGTCGATCCGATTAAATGTGCGGTCTGTCTGATCTGTGTCAGGGCCTGTCCGTATAATGTTCCGTTTATAAATAATCAACGGCACTCAGAAATTGACCCGGCCAAGTGCCATGGTTGCGGTGTCTGTGTTGCCGAGTGTCCGGCAAAGGCCATTCAGTTGACGGCCTGGGAAGATGACCAGATACTGGCTAAACTTGATGGTTTATTTGAGAGGTATAACTAA
- a CDS encoding TOBE domain-containing protein: MDDPQNENLPASISQKPAQGGMDQGRMVSIPEQDGCLDSVQLDRLEHEFRTWATDTPRTDVRLSRQRILIIFLLIRYTGAKLNEILALNPFSSIDLNHQVVDFSPGDGQSSTEPRQVRISTALAAELKEMFNNPLLSTFLEKQFNIDPGFVRRKFYERAQSLGFPKHLGGPEMIRKARAVELMQRNMPMPAVQTMLGHSTINLTSRYVSFSKDDIATVTKLFIEREASRKTSARNSFYGKIKKLQKGDIQTQIALTTAGGDTIEAVITNSSVERLALKEGRLIMAEVKAPLVCLYCGKQEPKCTAENRFLGVIEQINAGKINTEYTIRINDGTTICAIVSTQSSRWLGLGIGDWVWAAFSCFAVVLNVD, translated from the coding sequence ATGGATGACCCCCAAAATGAAAATTTGCCGGCATCAATCAGCCAGAAGCCTGCCCAGGGCGGCATGGACCAGGGACGAATGGTTTCCATCCCGGAACAAGACGGATGCCTGGACTCTGTGCAACTTGACCGGCTTGAGCATGAATTCAGGACCTGGGCCACGGATACACCACGCACCGATGTGAGATTATCCCGTCAGCGTATTCTAATTATCTTTCTGCTGATTCGGTATACCGGGGCAAAGTTAAATGAAATCCTGGCTCTTAATCCATTTTCAAGCATTGATCTTAACCACCAAGTGGTGGATTTCAGCCCCGGGGATGGGCAAAGTTCTACAGAACCAAGACAGGTGAGGATTTCCACTGCCCTTGCGGCTGAACTCAAAGAAATGTTTAACAATCCATTATTAAGCACTTTTCTGGAAAAACAATTCAATATCGATCCAGGATTTGTCCGGCGCAAATTTTATGAGCGTGCCCAGTCACTGGGTTTTCCCAAGCATCTGGGCGGCCCGGAAATGATCAGAAAAGCCAGGGCTGTGGAATTGATGCAGCGCAATATGCCCATGCCGGCTGTTCAGACGATGCTCGGACACTCAACAATAAACCTGACCAGTCGCTATGTATCATTTTCCAAAGACGACATCGCCACGGTCACAAAATTATTCATTGAAAGGGAGGCATCGCGCAAAACCAGTGCCCGAAATTCATTTTACGGCAAGATAAAAAAGCTTCAAAAAGGGGATATCCAGACCCAGATCGCCTTGACAACTGCCGGGGGAGACACCATTGAGGCTGTGATCACCAACAGCAGTGTGGAAAGACTTGCATTAAAAGAAGGGCGGTTGATTATGGCCGAAGTCAAGGCACCTTTGGTCTGCCTGTACTGTGGAAAACAGGAGCCGAAATGCACTGCTGAAAACCGTTTTTTGGGCGTGATCGAACAGATCAATGCAGGAAAGATCAATACCGAGTACACAATACGCATCAACGACGGAACAACAATATGCGCCATAGTGTCAACCCAGAGCAGCCGCTGGCTGGGCCTTGGTATCGGTGATTGGGTCTGGGCCGCGTTCAGCTGCTTTGCCGTCGTGCTGAATGTCGATTAA
- a CDS encoding EI24 domain-containing protein, which translates to MELIEGIRYNIKGAALALRTPSLLILGLIRFAAVFLLALVLSGMVLYWHNDILSMIWQMPESRWLIWLWHIVSWILTIMLMAFSMLSSYLIAQVFFCVFIMDYMSRITERMVLGRETPGAHTSIFGMFGYLIRQEIPRALLPVLISVALMVIGLFTPVSLVIIAVSSVAAGVFLAWDNTDLVPARRMVPFKDRLGFLKKNLFFHIGFGLLFLVPWINIFFLSFAPVGATLYYIDNQKL; encoded by the coding sequence ATGGAATTGATTGAAGGCATTCGATACAATATTAAGGGCGCAGCCCTGGCGTTAAGAACACCCTCCCTTTTAATACTCGGTCTGATAAGATTTGCAGCAGTATTTCTGCTGGCCCTTGTTTTGTCCGGCATGGTGCTGTACTGGCACAATGACATCCTTTCCATGATATGGCAGATGCCCGAGTCCCGATGGCTTATCTGGCTGTGGCATATTGTTTCCTGGATTCTGACAATTATGCTGATGGCGTTTTCCATGCTGTCATCCTATCTGATTGCCCAAGTTTTTTTCTGTGTTTTCATCATGGATTATATGTCCCGGATCACAGAGCGCATGGTGCTTGGCCGGGAAACGCCTGGTGCCCATACATCCATATTCGGTATGTTCGGATATCTGATTCGCCAGGAAATTCCCAGGGCTTTATTGCCGGTGCTGATATCTGTTGCCCTGATGGTCATCGGTCTGTTTACGCCTGTAAGTCTTGTCATTATCGCCGTTTCATCTGTGGCGGCAGGTGTCTTTCTGGCCTGGGACAATACGGATCTTGTTCCTGCCAGGCGCATGGTGCCCTTTAAAGATAGGCTTGGATTCCTAAAGAAAAATTTGTTTTTCCACATCGGGTTTGGCCTGTTGTTTCTTGTACCCTGGATCAATATCTTTTTTCTTTCATTTGCCCCGGTGGGTGCTACCTTATATTATATAGACAACCAGAAATTATAG
- a CDS encoding cereblon family protein, which produces MALDFICKKTDRQIQGKSELESKHKFEPAILCKNCNAVVTKPEFAMLSEQGFSQAFANPAGIVFEIGCFSEASGCYQGSGPSSEFTWYPGYDWCIGICRNCTFHLGWIFLPVRKGPSSKFYGLILDHLIFP; this is translated from the coding sequence ATGGCTTTGGATTTTATCTGTAAAAAAACAGACAGGCAGATACAGGGAAAAAGTGAACTTGAATCCAAGCATAAGTTCGAACCTGCTATTTTGTGCAAGAACTGCAATGCAGTTGTGACAAAACCTGAATTTGCAATGCTTTCGGAACAAGGCTTTTCCCAGGCCTTTGCCAATCCTGCAGGAATTGTATTTGAAATCGGATGTTTTTCCGAAGCATCAGGTTGCTACCAGGGTTCCGGGCCGTCCAGCGAATTTACATGGTATCCAGGATACGACTGGTGCATTGGTATCTGCCGCAACTGCACATTTCATCTGGGATGGATTTTTCTGCCTGTCCGGAAAGGTCCATCTTCAAAATTTTATGGATTGATTTTGGACCATCTTATCTTTCCATAA
- a CDS encoding aminotransferase class IV, translated as MKTVYVDGKFVPWDQAVIPVDDLAVLRGYAVCDIIRTFGGRPYCLDEHVDRLLSSVEKIGLTPAWTKEDIKQIVFQLLEKNTHMDEANIRILVTGGSSPDFFSPADHPRLIVLVTDIPALPAQWYTKGIKVITFIQQRAIPDAKATNYIPAVLALKQAKAQGAVEALYMTPDKMVLEGTTSNLFALVDGTLVTPEKGVLKGITRKTVLALGKKLFPVSEQDLPLDTMLAASELFITGTNKGIVPVIQVDDHVIGTGAPGPGTMALMAAMSGQPDRTIAM; from the coding sequence TTGAAAACAGTTTATGTGGACGGAAAATTTGTACCCTGGGACCAGGCGGTGATCCCTGTGGATGACCTGGCTGTGCTCAGGGGTTATGCCGTATGCGACATTATCAGAACCTTCGGGGGCAGGCCGTATTGCCTTGATGAACATGTTGACCGGCTGTTGTCATCGGTTGAAAAAATTGGTCTTACACCAGCATGGACCAAAGAAGATATCAAGCAGATTGTGTTTCAGCTGCTTGAAAAAAATACTCACATGGATGAGGCAAATATACGCATCCTTGTGACAGGCGGATCCAGCCCTGACTTTTTCAGTCCGGCGGATCATCCCCGGCTGATTGTTCTTGTAACGGATATCCCTGCCCTGCCGGCCCAATGGTACACAAAAGGTATAAAAGTGATCACCTTTATTCAGCAGCGTGCCATCCCGGATGCCAAGGCTACCAACTACATACCTGCTGTCCTGGCACTGAAACAGGCAAAGGCCCAAGGCGCAGTGGAAGCACTGTATATGACCCCGGACAAAATGGTTCTTGAAGGCACAACCAGCAATTTGTTTGCCCTGGTTGACGGCACCCTGGTCACTCCCGAAAAAGGTGTGCTTAAAGGCATCACCCGGAAGACCGTTCTGGCTCTTGGGAAAAAACTATTCCCTGTATCTGAGCAGGATCTTCCCCTGGACACCATGCTGGCTGCCTCGGAACTATTCATCACCGGAACCAACAAAGGAATCGTGCCAGTGATTCAGGTAGATGACCATGTGATCGGTACCGGAGCGCCGGGACCGGGCACCATGGCTCTGATGGCGGCCATGTCCGGTCAGCCGGACAGGACAATAGCCATGTGA
- a CDS encoding sulfite exporter TauE/SafE family protein produces MLFETAGIEVQPWIPPLVAFGISFFTSMAGVSGAFLLLPFQMSVLGYVNPSVSATNQVFNIVAIPSGVLRYCKEGRMVWPLAWVVVLGTLPGVFLGAFLRVAYLPDPAQFKLFVGVVLLYIGGKMAKNLLKKNKEEVAKPVIESKYDKIAHGQCFQTTYEDLPGSYETKTLNTTQFDLKRISYTFNGESFSVSFWGIFSLSLIVGIIGGAYGIGGGSIVAPFFVTIFGLPIYTVAGATLMGTFITSIAGVAFYHLIAPFYPTMSVAPDWGLGLLFGIGGMAGMYLGAYCQKYVPSRLIKLMLTGIIIFTATRYIAPFFSAP; encoded by the coding sequence ATGCTTTTTGAAACAGCAGGTATTGAAGTTCAACCCTGGATACCACCTCTGGTCGCCTTTGGTATCTCCTTTTTTACCTCCATGGCCGGCGTATCAGGAGCTTTTCTTTTACTGCCGTTTCAAATGTCGGTTCTGGGGTATGTCAATCCTTCGGTCAGTGCAACCAATCAGGTGTTTAACATTGTCGCCATCCCCAGCGGCGTACTCAGATATTGCAAGGAAGGGCGAATGGTGTGGCCTCTGGCCTGGGTTGTGGTGCTGGGCACCCTGCCGGGCGTATTTCTCGGGGCTTTCCTGCGGGTGGCATATCTGCCGGATCCGGCACAGTTTAAACTGTTTGTCGGTGTTGTCCTGCTTTATATCGGGGGCAAAATGGCAAAAAACCTGCTGAAAAAAAATAAAGAAGAGGTTGCAAAGCCTGTCATTGAAAGTAAATATGACAAAATTGCGCATGGGCAATGTTTTCAAACGACCTATGAGGACTTGCCCGGTTCATATGAAACGAAAACGCTCAATACCACACAGTTCGATTTAAAACGCATCAGTTATACGTTCAACGGTGAATCCTTTAGTGTATCGTTTTGGGGGATTTTCAGTCTTAGTCTTATCGTGGGCATAATAGGTGGGGCGTACGGCATTGGCGGCGGTTCAATTGTTGCGCCGTTTTTTGTGACAATTTTCGGACTGCCGATTTATACGGTGGCAGGTGCCACACTCATGGGAACCTTTATAACCTCAATAGCCGGTGTTGCCTTCTACCACTTGATTGCGCCTTTTTATCCAACCATGTCCGTAGCCCCTGACTGGGGATTGGGGCTTTTGTTCGGGATTGGTGGGATGGCAGGAATGTATCTGGGCGCGTACTGTCAGAAATATGTCCCATCAAGACTGATTAAATTAATGCTGACAGGTATCATTATCTTTACTGCAACCCGGTACATTGCCCCGTTTTTTTCAGCACCCTGA